In one window of Hemicordylus capensis ecotype Gifberg chromosome 10, rHemCap1.1.pri, whole genome shotgun sequence DNA:
- the RGMA gene encoding repulsive guidance molecule A isoform X2: MQPRRERIVVRAASGWMGMGKGARAEALALIPTLFVSLCIFPTVTSQCKIMKCNSEFLAATSGPHHLGLEEAPEFCTALRAYAHCTHRTARTCRGDLAYHSAVHGIDDLMAQHNCSKEGPTSPPRLRPPPRGDSQERSDSPEICHYERSFHKHSPPPNYTHCGLFGDPHLRTFSDSFQTCKVQGAWPLIDNNYLNVQVTNTPVLPGSTATATSKLTIIFKSFQECVDQKVYQAEMDELPAAFADGSKNGGDKHGANSLKITEKVSGQHIEIQAKYIGTTIVVRQVGRYLTFAVRMPEEVVNAVEDRDNQGLYLCLRGCPLNQQINFQAFHSPTQTTESRARRKGPSLSASPEAFTYEAATAKCREKLPVEDLYFQSCVFDLLTTGDVNFTLAAYYAFEDVKMLHSNKDKLHLYERTRDLEPGNMAGMELPTPLLFPLVVLACLSQCSAIFL, from the exons TGACGTCTCAGTGCAAAATCATGAAATGCAACTCTGAATTCCTGGCCGCCACCTCGGGGCCTCACCACCTGGGCCTCGAGGAAGCCCCCGAGTTCTGCACGGCCCTGCGTGCCTACGCCCACTGCACCCACCGGACAGCTCGGACCTGCCGGGGGGACCTGGCCTACCACTCCGCCGTCCACGGCATCGACGACCTGATGGCCCAGCACAACTGCTCCAAGGAGGGGCCGACCTCGCCGCCACGCCTCCGCCCGCCGCCCCGAGGAGACAGTCAGGAGCGCTCCGACAGCCCGGAGATCTGCCATTATGAGCGGAGCTTCCAcaaacactcccccccacccaactaCACCCACTGTGGGCTGTTCGGGGACCCACATCTGAGGACTTTTTCCGACAGTTTCCAGACGTGCAAAGTCCAAGGGGCGTGGCCGCTTATAGACAATAACTACCTGAATGTGCAGGTCACCAACACACCTGTCTTGCCTGGCTCCACTGCAACCGCCACCAGCAAG CTCACCATCATCTTCAAGAGCTTTCAAGAGTGTGTGGACCAGAAAGTGTACCAGGCCGAGATGGACGAGCTCCCGGCTGCCTTTGCCGACGGCTCCAAGAATGGCGGAGATAAGCATGGTGCCAACAGCCTAAAGATCACCGAGAAGGTGTCTGGCCAGCACattgagattcaagccaagtaCATTGGCACCACCATTGTAGTGAGGCAAGTGGGCCGCTACCTCACCTTTGCCGTGCGGATGCCCGAGGAGGTGGTCAATGCCGTGGAAGACAGAGACAATCAGGGCCTGTATCTCTGCCTTCGGGGCTGCCCACTCAACCAGCAGATAAACTTCCAGGCGTTCCACTCCCCCACACAGACAACAGAAAGCCGGGCTCGCCGAAAAGGCCCGAGCCTCTCAGCTTCACCGGAGGCTTTCACCTATGAAGCAGCCACAGCCAAGTGCCGTGAGAAGCTTCCGGTGGAGGACCTGTACTTCCAGTCCTGTGTCTTTGACCTCTTGACCACGGGTGATGTCAACTTCACTCTTGCAGCTTACTACGCCTTTGAGGACGTCAAGATGCTCCACTCCAACAAAGACAAGTTGCACTTGTATGAAAGGACCCGAGACCTGGAGCCAGGCAATATGGCAGGCATGGAGCTCCCTACACCTCTTCTCTTTCCATTGGTGGTGTTGGCGTGCTTGAGCCAGTGTTCCGCCATCTTCCTATAG
- the RGMA gene encoding repulsive guidance molecule A isoform X3, translated as MGMGKGARAEALALIPTLFVSLCIFPTVTSQCKIMKCNSEFLAATSGPHHLGLEEAPEFCTALRAYAHCTHRTARTCRGDLAYHSAVHGIDDLMAQHNCSKEGPTSPPRLRPPPRGDSQERSDSPEICHYERSFHKHSPPPNYTHCGLFGDPHLRTFSDSFQTCKVQGAWPLIDNNYLNVQVTNTPVLPGSTATATSKLTIIFKSFQECVDQKVYQAEMDELPAAFADGSKNGGDKHGANSLKITEKVSGQHIEIQAKYIGTTIVVRQVGRYLTFAVRMPEEVVNAVEDRDNQGLYLCLRGCPLNQQINFQAFHSPTQTTESRARRKGPSLSASPEAFTYEAATAKCREKLPVEDLYFQSCVFDLLTTGDVNFTLAAYYAFEDVKMLHSNKDKLHLYERTRDLEPGNMAGMELPTPLLFPLVVLACLSQCSAIFL; from the exons TGACGTCTCAGTGCAAAATCATGAAATGCAACTCTGAATTCCTGGCCGCCACCTCGGGGCCTCACCACCTGGGCCTCGAGGAAGCCCCCGAGTTCTGCACGGCCCTGCGTGCCTACGCCCACTGCACCCACCGGACAGCTCGGACCTGCCGGGGGGACCTGGCCTACCACTCCGCCGTCCACGGCATCGACGACCTGATGGCCCAGCACAACTGCTCCAAGGAGGGGCCGACCTCGCCGCCACGCCTCCGCCCGCCGCCCCGAGGAGACAGTCAGGAGCGCTCCGACAGCCCGGAGATCTGCCATTATGAGCGGAGCTTCCAcaaacactcccccccacccaactaCACCCACTGTGGGCTGTTCGGGGACCCACATCTGAGGACTTTTTCCGACAGTTTCCAGACGTGCAAAGTCCAAGGGGCGTGGCCGCTTATAGACAATAACTACCTGAATGTGCAGGTCACCAACACACCTGTCTTGCCTGGCTCCACTGCAACCGCCACCAGCAAG CTCACCATCATCTTCAAGAGCTTTCAAGAGTGTGTGGACCAGAAAGTGTACCAGGCCGAGATGGACGAGCTCCCGGCTGCCTTTGCCGACGGCTCCAAGAATGGCGGAGATAAGCATGGTGCCAACAGCCTAAAGATCACCGAGAAGGTGTCTGGCCAGCACattgagattcaagccaagtaCATTGGCACCACCATTGTAGTGAGGCAAGTGGGCCGCTACCTCACCTTTGCCGTGCGGATGCCCGAGGAGGTGGTCAATGCCGTGGAAGACAGAGACAATCAGGGCCTGTATCTCTGCCTTCGGGGCTGCCCACTCAACCAGCAGATAAACTTCCAGGCGTTCCACTCCCCCACACAGACAACAGAAAGCCGGGCTCGCCGAAAAGGCCCGAGCCTCTCAGCTTCACCGGAGGCTTTCACCTATGAAGCAGCCACAGCCAAGTGCCGTGAGAAGCTTCCGGTGGAGGACCTGTACTTCCAGTCCTGTGTCTTTGACCTCTTGACCACGGGTGATGTCAACTTCACTCTTGCAGCTTACTACGCCTTTGAGGACGTCAAGATGCTCCACTCCAACAAAGACAAGTTGCACTTGTATGAAAGGACCCGAGACCTGGAGCCAGGCAATATGGCAGGCATGGAGCTCCCTACACCTCTTCTCTTTCCATTGGTGGTGTTGGCGTGCTTGAGCCAGTGTTCCGCCATCTTCCTATAG
- the RGMA gene encoding repulsive guidance molecule A isoform X4 — MKCNSEFLAATSGPHHLGLEEAPEFCTALRAYAHCTHRTARTCRGDLAYHSAVHGIDDLMAQHNCSKEGPTSPPRLRPPPRGDSQERSDSPEICHYERSFHKHSPPPNYTHCGLFGDPHLRTFSDSFQTCKVQGAWPLIDNNYLNVQVTNTPVLPGSTATATSKLTIIFKSFQECVDQKVYQAEMDELPAAFADGSKNGGDKHGANSLKITEKVSGQHIEIQAKYIGTTIVVRQVGRYLTFAVRMPEEVVNAVEDRDNQGLYLCLRGCPLNQQINFQAFHSPTQTTESRARRKGPSLSASPEAFTYEAATAKCREKLPVEDLYFQSCVFDLLTTGDVNFTLAAYYAFEDVKMLHSNKDKLHLYERTRDLEPGNMAGMELPTPLLFPLVVLACLSQCSAIFL; from the exons ATGAAATGCAACTCTGAATTCCTGGCCGCCACCTCGGGGCCTCACCACCTGGGCCTCGAGGAAGCCCCCGAGTTCTGCACGGCCCTGCGTGCCTACGCCCACTGCACCCACCGGACAGCTCGGACCTGCCGGGGGGACCTGGCCTACCACTCCGCCGTCCACGGCATCGACGACCTGATGGCCCAGCACAACTGCTCCAAGGAGGGGCCGACCTCGCCGCCACGCCTCCGCCCGCCGCCCCGAGGAGACAGTCAGGAGCGCTCCGACAGCCCGGAGATCTGCCATTATGAGCGGAGCTTCCAcaaacactcccccccacccaactaCACCCACTGTGGGCTGTTCGGGGACCCACATCTGAGGACTTTTTCCGACAGTTTCCAGACGTGCAAAGTCCAAGGGGCGTGGCCGCTTATAGACAATAACTACCTGAATGTGCAGGTCACCAACACACCTGTCTTGCCTGGCTCCACTGCAACCGCCACCAGCAAG CTCACCATCATCTTCAAGAGCTTTCAAGAGTGTGTGGACCAGAAAGTGTACCAGGCCGAGATGGACGAGCTCCCGGCTGCCTTTGCCGACGGCTCCAAGAATGGCGGAGATAAGCATGGTGCCAACAGCCTAAAGATCACCGAGAAGGTGTCTGGCCAGCACattgagattcaagccaagtaCATTGGCACCACCATTGTAGTGAGGCAAGTGGGCCGCTACCTCACCTTTGCCGTGCGGATGCCCGAGGAGGTGGTCAATGCCGTGGAAGACAGAGACAATCAGGGCCTGTATCTCTGCCTTCGGGGCTGCCCACTCAACCAGCAGATAAACTTCCAGGCGTTCCACTCCCCCACACAGACAACAGAAAGCCGGGCTCGCCGAAAAGGCCCGAGCCTCTCAGCTTCACCGGAGGCTTTCACCTATGAAGCAGCCACAGCCAAGTGCCGTGAGAAGCTTCCGGTGGAGGACCTGTACTTCCAGTCCTGTGTCTTTGACCTCTTGACCACGGGTGATGTCAACTTCACTCTTGCAGCTTACTACGCCTTTGAGGACGTCAAGATGCTCCACTCCAACAAAGACAAGTTGCACTTGTATGAAAGGACCCGAGACCTGGAGCCAGGCAATATGGCAGGCATGGAGCTCCCTACACCTCTTCTCTTTCCATTGGTGGTGTTGGCGTGCTTGAGCCAGTGTTCCGCCATCTTCCTATAG